The Streptomyces sp. NBC_00335 DNA window GATACGAAGGGTGCCGCGCCGGTTTCGCGGGCCACGTGGGCGGCTTCGGCGAGCTGCCAGCCGCTGAAGTTGGAGTGGCCGATGTAGCGGATCTTGCCCTCGGTGACGAGTTCGGTGAGCGCGGCGAGGGTCTCGGCCACGGGAACGGCCGGGTCGGGGCTGTGGAGTTGGTAGAGGTCGATGTGGTCGGTCTGCAGGCGGGTCAGGGACGCTTCGACGGCGCGCCGGATGTAGGCGCGGCCGGCGCGGGAGCCGGCGGCGGGTCCGTAGCCCATGTCCACGCCGTCGTAGCCGAACTTGGTGGCGAGGACGACCTGGTCCCGGCGGCCCTTGAGGGCCTCGCCGAGGTGGGTTTCGGAGCCCCCGGCGCCCCCGTAGATGTCTGCGGTGTCGAGCAGGGTGATGCCCGCGTCGAGAGCGGCGTCGACGACGGTGCGGGTGGCCCGGGCGTCGAGGCGGCCGCCGAAGTTGTTGCAGCCCAGCCCGATCGCCGAGACCTGAAGACCTGAACTGCCCAGGGGGAGATGGCGCATGTCTTTTCGTTCCTCCGCACTCGTCCGGCACATGGTCGACAGGACGGCAGTGTAGATCGCCACCGGTCTCCCCGACCGGGCGGGACGGGACGGGCCCGCGGCACGGGCGGGACGGGTGGGATGGGTGGGGCGGCTGGGACGGGTGGCCCCTGTGCTCGTCGCGTCGCTGACCGGCTGACCGGCTGACCCGATTCGATCGAATCGATCGTTTCGGCTTTCTGTGGTGGAATCGAGCGGCGCGCGCACCACGCGGACGCACCACGGACCACGGACGACGCAGACCGCAGGGGGATCCTTGAGACCACATGTCGACCAGCGCCAGGCCCAGGTGCTCTCCCTCGTCCGGGCCCGGGGCAGTGCCCGCGTCGCGGACCTCGCCAGGGAACTGGGCATCTCCCCCGTCACCCTGCGGCGGGACGTCGAGGCGATGGCGGCGCGGGGCGAGATCCGGCGGATGCACGGGGTGATCAGCCGGCTGGAGTCCGACTCGGTGGGCGCGGAGACCGGCTCCACGGGCGCGCAGGCGGTCTCCGACGCGGCCACGGCCGCGGCCGCCGCCACGGGCCGGGGCGGCGCCGGGCTGGTGATCGGGATGGTCGTGCCGACCACCGAGTACTACTTCGCCGACGTCGTGCGGGGGGCCCGCGAGGTGGTCGAGGCACGGGGCGCGCGGCTCGCCGTGGGGCTGACGCGGTATCTGGCGGGCGAGGACCGCACGCAGGCGGACCGGTTGCTGTCCACGGGGGCCGACGGCCTGCTGCTGACCCCGAACTGGGCGGCCGGGGCGGCCGGACCCGGCGAAGGGGCGTGGACGGCCGAACTGCCCGTGCCCACCGTCCTGGTGGAGCGGTGGGCCCCGCCGGGGCATCCCGCGGCTTCCCTGGACCGGGTGACCTCCGACCACGCGGACGGCGCGGCGCGGGCCGTGCGGCACCTGGCGGAACTGGGTCACAAGCGGATCGCCCTGGCCAGCCGGGAGACCCCGACGTCGGGGCGGCTGCGGACCGGCTACGCGGCGGCCGTGGCCACGCTCGGTCTGGAGCCGGCTCCGGCGTGGCCCGCGGCCGGAGCGGCGCCGCTCGCGGAGGCGGAGGCGTTCGCGCGGACCCTGGACTACTTGTGCGCGGCGGTGGCGGAGGGGGGGGTGACCGCCGCCCTGATCCACAGCGACACGGACGCGATCATGCTGATCCCGCGGCTCCAGGCGCGGGGGGTGCGGGTGCCGGAGGACCTGGCGGTGATCACGTACGACGACGAGGTGGCCGAGCTGGCCGACGTACCGCTGTCGGCGGTGGCGCCGGCCAAGCGCGAGGTGGGGGCGCGGGCGGCCGGAATGCTGCTGGACCGGCTGGAGGACCGCGGGGCGGGGCGGGAGGGGCCGCGGCAGCATCTCGACCTGCTTCCCCGGCTGACCGTCCGGCCGTAGTCCCGGGAGGATGCGGGGCCCGAGCGCTCGCCCCTCCTGCGCGTTTCGATCGAAATGCGGATTCGGTCTTGACGACATGATCGTCCGCACAAAAGGATGAGGCTCGCAACCAGCCCCGGGGCCGCCTCTTTGGGGAGCGGCGGCCCCGGGTCCCATCCGCCCACGCGGGGACCGGGTCGCTCCCGCCCGTGTACCGTTCCCGCCCGCGTACCGTTCCCGCCCCCGTGTCGTTCCCGGCGCCGCGGCCGGGGTTTGTGACCATCGGGACTTCGGATCTCACCGCAGGAGCCGTCAAGTGACCCACCCCGCCTCCGACTCCGTCCCCTCCCCCCTCGCCGCGCCCCGCAGGCCGGTCACCGTGCTCGCCATGAGCCCGGGAACCCGGGCCGCCGTCCTCGGAGAACGGATCCTTCCGGAGCTGGTCCGGGTCGCCGATGTGGACCCCGGACTGCTCGTCACCGACTTCGGCGCCGCCTCCTGCGAGGAGGCCGTGCGGCAGCGGCTGGCCGTGGCCGAGGTCCTGTTCACCGGGTGGGGCTGTCCTGTGCTGGACGCACGGGCGCTGGAGCTGATGCCGGAGCTCCGGGCGGTCGTGCACGCGGCCGGCAGCGTCAAACACCATGTGACCGAGGCTTGTTGGGATCGGGGGCTGCTGGTGTCGAGTTCCGCCGCCGTGAACGCCCTGCCGGTCGCCGAGTACACGCTCGCCGCCATCCTGTTCGCCAACAAGCGGGTACTGGACTCCGCGCACGCCTACCGGGCCGCCCGCGGCCACGTCGACCCGCTGCGGCACTATCCCGCCGTCGGCAACTACCGCCGCACCGTCGGGCTGATCGGCGCCTCCCTCATCGGCCGGCGCGTCCTGGAACTGCTGCGCCCCTTCGACCTGCGGGTGCTCGTGCACGATCCGTACGCCGATCCGGCCGAGCTCGCCGCCCTCGGCGCCGAGGCCGTCGCCCTGGACGAACTGCTCTCCCGCAGCGACGTGGTGAGCCTGCACGCTCCCGAACTGCCGGAGACCCGACGGCTGCTGGACGCGCCCCGGCTGGCCCTCATGCCGGACGGGGCCACCCTCGTCAACACCGCGCGCGGCTCGCTCGTCGACACCGCGGCGCTGACCGGGGAACTGGTCTCGGGGCGGCTGCACGCCGTGCTCGACCACACCGAGCCGGAGGTGCTGCCCGCGAGCTCCCCGCTGTACGACCTGCCCAATGTGCTGCTCACCCCGCACGTGGCCGGTTCCCTGGGCGGGGAGCTGGACAGGCTGGCGGCTTCGGCCGTCGGGGAACTGGAGCGCTACGCCTCGGGCCTCGGCTTCCGCCACGCCGTCGACCGGGACCGGCTCGGCTACTCGGCCTGACGGTCCGTCGCGCGGACCAGCCGCTCCAAGTACTCCCGGCCCGGCCCGAGCCGCTCGGGCAGTTCGCCGGCGCCGGGATACCAGCGCTTCTCGTACTCCCAGCAGAGCCAGCCCCCCGGCGGCAGGAGGGCCACCGCCTCGGCGAGGGGCAGCGCTCCCCCGCCGAGCCCGAGCGGGGTCAGCTCGTGCGCGGACGCCACGTCCTTGACCTGCGTGTACCCCAGGTGCCCGGCGAGGGTCCGGCTCGACTCGGCCGGCGACTCGCCGCCGAGCCAGGTGTGCAGTACGTCCCACAGCGCGCCCGCGCCCGGATGCGCGACCCGGTCGAGGACCCGGGCCGTGCTGGTCGCGGTGCGGTGCGAGTCGTGGGTCTCCAGCAGGATCCGGACCCCGTGCCGCTCGGCGAAGGGCGCGGCGGCCCGGAGCCTGCGGACCGCGTGCCCGTCGGCTTCGGCCGGGGGCAGGTCACCGCCGCCGGGGAAGACCCGTACGTAGGGGGCTTCGAGGTCGGCGGCGAGCCGGACCAGGGCGTGGATCTCGGCGAGGACCGGCTCGTCGGGACCGGGCGCGGCCACCCGGGCGTAGCCGGCGACTCCGAGGACGGTGACGCCGGCGGAGGTCAGCGTGCGCAGGCCGGCCGCACGGTCGCCGGCGGGGCTGTCGGGGTGCAGGGGTTCCTCGGGGTGGGCCCGCAGTTCGAGGCCCTCGTAGCCGTGC harbors:
- a CDS encoding aldo/keto reductase is translated as MRHLPLGSSGLQVSAIGLGCNNFGGRLDARATRTVVDAALDAGITLLDTADIYGGAGGSETHLGEALKGRRDQVVLATKFGYDGVDMGYGPAAGSRAGRAYIRRAVEASLTRLQTDHIDLYQLHSPDPAVPVAETLAALTELVTEGKIRYIGHSNFSGWQLAEAAHVARETGAAPFVSAQNEWSLLQRSAERELVPAALHYGVGVLPYFPLANGLLTGKIRRGAPVPAGSRLEGRDAYLTDERLDIVEALAALADKHGRTVLELAIGWLSAQPGCASVIAGATSAEQVRANAAVADRPLDAELLAEVDAVAGAVG
- a CDS encoding substrate-binding domain-containing protein; this encodes MRPHVDQRQAQVLSLVRARGSARVADLARELGISPVTLRRDVEAMAARGEIRRMHGVISRLESDSVGAETGSTGAQAVSDAATAAAAATGRGGAGLVIGMVVPTTEYYFADVVRGAREVVEARGARLAVGLTRYLAGEDRTQADRLLSTGADGLLLTPNWAAGAAGPGEGAWTAELPVPTVLVERWAPPGHPAASLDRVTSDHADGAARAVRHLAELGHKRIALASRETPTSGRLRTGYAAAVATLGLEPAPAWPAAGAAPLAEAEAFARTLDYLCAAVAEGGVTAALIHSDTDAIMLIPRLQARGVRVPEDLAVITYDDEVAELADVPLSAVAPAKREVGARAAGMLLDRLEDRGAGREGPRQHLDLLPRLTVRP
- a CDS encoding hydroxyacid dehydrogenase, translated to MSPGTRAAVLGERILPELVRVADVDPGLLVTDFGAASCEEAVRQRLAVAEVLFTGWGCPVLDARALELMPELRAVVHAAGSVKHHVTEACWDRGLLVSSSAAVNALPVAEYTLAAILFANKRVLDSAHAYRAARGHVDPLRHYPAVGNYRRTVGLIGASLIGRRVLELLRPFDLRVLVHDPYADPAELAALGAEAVALDELLSRSDVVSLHAPELPETRRLLDAPRLALMPDGATLVNTARGSLVDTAALTGELVSGRLHAVLDHTEPEVLPASSPLYDLPNVLLTPHVAGSLGGELDRLAASAVGELERYASGLGFRHAVDRDRLGYSA
- a CDS encoding sugar phosphate isomerase/epimerase family protein; its protein translation is MKYAFSTLGLPGTPLERNADLAATHGYEGLELRAHPEEPLHPDSPAGDRAAGLRTLTSAGVTVLGVAGYARVAAPGPDEPVLAEIHALVRLAADLEAPYVRVFPGGGDLPPAEADGHAVRRLRAAAPFAERHGVRILLETHDSHRTATSTARVLDRVAHPGAGALWDVLHTWLGGESPAESSRTLAGHLGYTQVKDVASAHELTPLGLGGGALPLAEAVALLPPGGWLCWEYEKRWYPGAGELPERLGPGREYLERLVRATDRQAE